In Drosophila subpulchrella strain 33 F10 #4 breed RU33 chromosome X, RU_Dsub_v1.1 Primary Assembly, whole genome shotgun sequence, the DNA window TGGAGAACCAGAACAGCGGAAATGAAGACTCAGACAATGGGACCTTTGCATTAGAAACTATATTTGTATACAAAACCAACGGCAGCCAAAGCAAGGCAAAGCGAAGCCAAAAACTTTGGTAGTAATTGTGCAAAAGAAAGCCAAAGAACTGGGAAGAGCCAAGAATAAGAGGGATATAGAAAAAGACCAAAAAGTCAGATACAGCACAGTGGGTACTCAATAAGATGTAAGATAGTTGGAATGCTGTACTTCAGATTGTATAACATAATGATATTAAATATACCTATGataaaatgaaacattttACACAGAGGGAATTCTGaagttctcatctgagttaaaaatgttcttaaaaataaaacgaaatttttgaagatgaaaatgtttttttgttcttGAATCAAGTtaaattggcggtatttacgTTGTATATCTCAATAACTAAACTATTAGTTTAGTCAATAGAGTatacttattaaaaagttgttaagtaaacttaatataacttttcttttcttaccattttgttcttatattgagaacattgatacgaaaatgtacttacacggtttttaagaacgaatgttctcaattcagaacaatgttcttcatatatttctctctgtgaaaattttttatttaggtTTTACAAtacatatttgtttatttaatttttaagtacCTGCATTTGCTGGCTTTggataaaactaaatatttcGTAGTCTACATTTGGGCAGCCAAAGAAATGATAAGAAATCACCAGGGATTGCAAGATAACCCAGCTATATAATCCATGTATATTTTAGACTTTCTAGgctctttaaatatttgctaTGTACATGGGTTTAACACCTTATCTAGTGTTTACTGTACTCGCAAAGAAATCACTGCGGAAGCAACAACAGCAAGTCAAGTCAAATCCACGCCAAGCATCTGAAGCTCAGAGGCGGAGCATCAGCGGAGCAGATTGGGATTCGGATtcagaatcagaatcagaatAAACTGGCGGCGGAAGAGAAGAGCTGGGAGCTGAAAGCTGGGAACTGGGAGCCCGGGTCTCTGGTCTCTGAGAGCCACTCCATCGGTCGGTCACATGCGAGTGTGCGAGTGTGCGAGTCGGGTCTAGGGAGTTCAACAACCTGCATGATTGGCATGGAGGCATGAggcaaacaacaaaaatgAAACACAATGCCCTAGCTGCACACCAAGTGCtcctcctcatcctcatccccATCCTCCACCTCCAATGGCAATCGCAATAGTTCCAATTATGCACAAGTAAATGGAAAATCGTAATAAGCAACGGACCAGGGATCTGGCCACGATTAAATGGCCGGACTCAGATAGCCAGACGGATATATCCATTGACCCACTTTGGTGGCAAACACATCCCCGCCGCAGTGGGGCAAACAATCGAAGGGGTTACCATGCAGGAAGCACGGAAATTAATGGCCATTTGTCGAGATTTAAGGGGTTAAGAGGGTGCAGATCAGATATCTCCTCTAAAATTTTACAAAACACCATAAAGaatttcctttcttgttagGTATTCCAAACCAACTTGATTTCTTTGGAGCTGTTTCTGGTCTCTTAGAAAAAAATCCATTCTTAGCTCAGATCAGCACTACAAAAAGAATATTTGGTGAAAATATGGAAGCTGTAGCTTTACTAGTTTAAACACTGTGTTGATTCTGGAAATACTAACCCTGAgatttatacatataaatatatagattTACATATGCGAGGTTATAGTATCAAAtttgaatattattttcaatatcATTTAGAGGGTTCAAACTTAAAATTAACATTCAAATACAGCTCCTAAAAGCATTAAATCAAAACAATGAGCTTCTTGTCTGGTAAACATTCCACAACAAATCTACAAATCTTTATGGGAGTGTATATTTAGAGAATAAATAAACACATCTTTATACCATTAAGAATAATATACAAGTAGGTACAAAGAACTATTCAGAGCAGTTTCCACTTGCACCCATACGAGTATCAATGAAATATTCTCGAACAATAAGATTCATGCCCATATACAAATACCTACTATATATGCCATAAATACCCAGGCAAGCGTACTGTAGTAATCGGGAAAAATGGCGCAATTCAATTTTCCAGATGCAAAAGGTTTACATTTCTGAAAAACGTAAATGTTTTGAGTGCTACAAAGTGGTTTACAGTGCTTAGCCATATCTAGTTAGGTactattagaggtatttaGTTAAAGTTTATGGTTTGAAAAGCTACCATTAAGTTCTGTATAGTTAAACTACCGACTGTGCAAACAATATTCTGTGGGGAGTCTACACCTTTTGTAGTTTtcatatacttttttttttgcatttgtGGGCTTGTCTTTGCCCTCCCCTGTATATATTATTTCGCCTGCTTGTTTATTTTcggaatattatttttgctagGCGCTCGGGGCTACCAGAGAATCGGGGGGAAATATAAAAGTCCCCCCCTACTTCTCGTTCCAGTTTCGATTCGGGCGGCTGTCCCACTTTGGTGGGCTGTGGGCTATGATAAGGGAGCACTGGGAATGGGTAtatgggattgggattgggattgggctGACCCATTTCCACCAGCGTACGTACACACATGGGCCCAGTTGCACAACGGCAAAGGCAACGCCAACGCCAACGccgtttttgtttattttccattttatttttattctccGCTTTTCGTTTTTAATGAAAGTTATTGTGGCTGCTATCTGTGGCACAGCCCTCGCGGCTTAATCAACGCAAATGAGGAAGCCCAGTCAGCCCAGAATCAAGAACAGGCATAGCAACAGGCGGCCGTACCTCATCCTGGATTTTATCCTGCCCTGTGCTGACATGGGTTATTGTACTTTGGCTGGCTGGGTTCAAAATCCCGGCACAAGGATGCCACAATAAATGCAGGGCAACCGAAAAGGGCAAAAGTTTTCGTGGCAAGGAAGAAAGGAAgccaagtttttttttgggggtggGGGGTGGTGGGGAAGGACAGTACGAGCAGTCAACTGCAATGGGACACAAATATTTCATAACTTTGTAAGCGCTCGCAGGGCAGAGGTGGAGTTGAAGGAATTGCCGCAAAGGGGTTTTGTGGGAATGCAGTATGCGTTTTCAAAGGGGGAAAATAAAGAGCCTAGGAAATTCAGTGATAATTATTTTGGGGGAGCTCACAATCACAGAGTTGTGCTTCAAAGTTATCATAGtttgtgtatttatttaagaacTAAAAGCTCAATAAACTGTgttcattaaaattatataatgaACATTTCGAAACAGAAATGGTACACAGAGAGAGATttccaagaacattgttcttgaattgagaacattcgttcttaaaaatgttatttagtttatttaacaactttttgataagtatacactactgactggactaatagtttatttgttgagatatTCTATGCAAATATCGCCAATTCAACATGATTagagcaaaacaaaaacattttcaatttaaaaatgtcgttctttttttaagaacattttcaactcagatgagaacgttaGAATTTTCTGTGTATGATATGGTATGGTATATTTCAGTAACAGCAGGATTTTCAAATCTCCTTAGATGCTTTTTATTGGaatatgatttttaaaataaccCATTTTTTGGGCACCAGCTAAAGATACCCCTTCTACCCACCGCCTCTGGcacaaataaatttattagtgCACATGGAACCGAATGGAGGACCAGGAACCAGAGAGCTGGCTGGGTGAAGTGTTGTCATTGTTGTTGCCCGACTGTCTGCCCTTTTTATGAGCAATTTGATTTATGCATCGAGCAGACGagcagatagacagacagacagacagatggGGGTGGTGGCATCCACAAAAGTTGGCAAATATGCAACAATGAAAACGCAACAATTTGTAGTTGGTTATGTCAATTCAAGGGAAATCAATTGTGCGCACACGAAATATGAAAATGAGGAGAAAGGCTATGGGAATGCCATCAAAGGATGTCATTTTCAGGACTTTTCATCAAGCTAATCCCAATTGGCATCCTTTAAATGAGAATCCATTGAACAGTGTTCCAATTATGGTAACAATCCATAAAAATAGGCCACCTAAATGACTAAAAAAGATTATTAATGATTACAATATTATTACCTATAGCTTAAAATCgtgatttttataaaaagtagTTCCTAAACCGACCTGAAATATTGATATGATTGAAATAATCCATTGAACCCATTGAAACATTGTTCAACGTTCGAAATATAggattttgtaatattaatctACCGAGATAGCCCactaaaaaactttaaaaatcgtATTATTGATAAGAATCCGATTATTTATAGCTTAGATTCCCGTACAATACAAAAAGTGATTTCAGTTCCGTCCTGAACTACTGATATTATTGGCAAATCAGCAAAATAAACCACAATTTGACCTTCCCCCtctattattttcccacctcATCAGCACACGTGCAATAACAACACGATAGATTTGCATGAATGAAATGATTTTCGCTTAAAACCCATTTCGAACACCCGAAACCGAATTTCCAAGGAAATACGAATTTACGAGGTGGATGGTTTGGGGGATCTttagaagaaaataaataaattatcagGAAAGCACATAAACAACGCCACTTCCGAATGGCGTAGAGAAAATGGCAAACTGAAATCGGGAAAAACTGGCGACTACAAAGGAATTTCGATGTAGAAATTATTAAACCAGAATGCAGAATGACAAATAAATTTCGAAGAAATATTTGCCCATTTTCTAGAATTCTGGgaagattttaaaaattattttatgctacatattaaaatgaagacattaataaatttatgaaTTTTAATATAAGGAATATTGGTCAAattaaactttatttaatttttagttttagaaAATCATAACTTGActtgaattaattaaaagctttaagtaaattgaaaaaaataccACTTTGCAgcattttgtattattttaaatgtacttcatttaatttagttttattaaatttgCAAAGCGTTGTGAAACAATGAATCATTCAATAATTTTCGAAATTTGTGCAGATTATTTTCTACAATTGCTTATCATTTAGAAGAGAAAAATAATGCTGGAGAATTTCAGTGACACCAATTTCTGGAATACTAATATTTTGGAAAATTTTAATAACACTTTGAAGAAGAAGCAGTTAAATGATGGAATTTTTGGGTCCcagttaaataaatatatttactcgctctctctctcactcCCTCCGCTCTTCTTCTCTCCCTTTCGCACCCGTTAAGTGATTAAGCAAACAATGGCAGTGCAATTgcatgtgtatgtgtgtgtgtttgacAGTGGGATTGGGAACAAAGATTTGTGCAATGCAAAATTGGCcggcttaaaaaaaatacaacaagAAATTACAGCTATTTTAACGAAGGGAAAGCGTTTTTCCACCATTCGTTTTTCTCAATTTTTCtcttattttgttgtttttctgcTTGCAACTAAACCGGTTTTTGACCCTtttgcaacaacaacaaaaacaactgCACTCCGGAAATCACTTTCCCTAATGAAGCgaacccacacacacacgcacacatttgttgttgttgttgttgcattgATAAGAGAGCTGCAACGGAATGCGTGTGGGAGGGAGATGGAGCATTAGCGGAGGGGCGGGGGCGGCACGTGTTAACCGACATAAACACGCACACACATTTCGATGTATGCACAAACATACACACATGTACTGCAATTGCGGAACAAACGCACAAATACCGAAACATCAAAAGTTTGCCCAACACACACTTACAGGTGAGCACTCGCACATACCGACAGaaacacacgcacacaaaCACACGCTGGCAAACGGggaaaaaatgttgaaaaacgCAATTTCGTTAAGCGATTCCTTTACGATTTTTAGTgttcaataatatttatttgtttgtttgctttggTTTTGAAAACGGAACTTACGAATTCTTGTTGTTCTGCCTCCATTTTTTACCGAGTAAATAAGAGTGTGACCATAGGCGGGCCGCCCGAATATTCCGGAGCGTGGAAAGGGACTAAAAAAGCCAGAGCACTCGACTCGCCGGTTCGTGTCTCGGCTGGACAGCTTTTTTTATGCTAAGAAGTAGCATACATGGTAGTCAAAAAATTTACCAACCAttcaaaagtaaataaaagcTAATTAGAAGAGTAAATAAGCAACTTTAAATGTAGttggtttttaaaatcaagTTCAAATTGGTCGAGCTATCagtttgttattttatttcagaacgggaacccaaaactgcacttctaaatTTCGAAACTTGGTTAATTGGATCCCGGTTTTCAAGTGGGATACCTTTATAAGTTTGtagttgaattctctaatataattcataaaaaattgtcTTTTTAACGTGGGTCAaaactttaacccattttcgtgttggatttttcttatttccaaaGGTTTTCAGAatggaacccaaaactgcacttctagattccataacttgagttattggatTCCGATTTAGAAGTGGGAtgcctctatgagtttgtagttcaattctctaatattctcTATTAAAATCTTTCTTTTAAATGAGGGTCAAGGATtcaacccattttcatgttgggTATTTCCGGTTTCCGGAATAGGAACCCAAAACTcaacttctaaattccataacttgggtaattggatcccgattttgaaGATTGATACCTCTaagagtttgtggttgaattctctaatgttctacattaaaatttttcttttaaaagacGGTCAAATTTTAACCCCTTTCCATGTTGGATTTTTCCGTACTTCCAATGGTTTTCGGAATAGGAACCCAAAACTcaacttctaaattccataactctACTAATTGGATACCGATTTTGGAGGTTGAGCCCTCTATGAGTTTTTGGTTTAATTCTCTAATGttctacattaaaatttttcttttaaaagaagGTCAAAATTTTACTCCCTTTCCATGTTCGATTtctccgtatttccaatggttttcgaaataggaacccaaaactcaacttctaaattccataactttgccAATTGGATACCGATTTTGGAAGttgatacctctatgagtttgtggttgaattctctaatgtTCTACActaaaatttttcttttaaaagaggGTCAACACTTTACACCCTTTCCATGTTAGATTTTTTCGAATTTCTAATGGGTTTCGGAATAGGAACCCAAAACTcaacttctaaattccataactttgcaAATTGGATACCGATTTTGAAGTAgtatacctctatgagtttgtggttaaatTCTCTGATATTCTACATATATGTTTGTCTTTTAAACGatagtaaaaattttaacccatttttatGTTACATTTTTCTATATTTCCGATGGCTTTCAGAATGGTATCCCAAAATTAAACTTCTAAATTCCAACCTTGAGTTtttggatcccgattttgaagtgTGATACCTCTACGAAATTGTAATAAATTTCCTCttgtttgtttaaaatttttaataaatagaaCTAACTACACACAAAAAATTGGTTCGTAtggtggaaaaaaaaaatcgtgtCGAGGCTGGGAGGCTTAGGCCTTGGATGGATTCTCTTCGCTGGAGGGGATGGGCGTTACGTCCGCCTTGGTCTCCTCGATCAGCTTGGGCTCCACTTCCGGTACCGCTTGCGGCTTCGTTTCCGGTTCCGATTCGACGGGAGCGGCAGTTTTGGCCAGCTCACCGGGAGTGGGCTTCTTCTTGGGCGCCGGCTTGCCGAAGATGGCCTTCTCGATGCCCAAAATGGGTGCCTCAAAGGCCAGAGTGGCGAAGATGGAGGCGCACAGGGTGATGCCGAAGTCGTGCCACCAGCGGAGGATCTAAAAAGAATATATGGGATTAGTAAATCGGGTAGAGAAATCCTCCTAGCACCACTTACCGCATCGTAGTTGGAGAAGTGGGTGTCCGTCTGCAGACGCGCCGCGTTGACCAGCTGGACAATGCGATGGATCACGTACATGCAGTAGCACAGTCGGCTGAAGCCCGTGAAGAAGCTCCAGGAGAGGAAGTCGTTGATCAGGCCGCCGTGACCATTGTAGCAGGCCCAAACGATCCAGCCGATGGACAGGGCCCACGACGTACGGCTCAGGGGCTCAAAGAAGGCGCCCTCGATCAGAGGCGAGTCCGGGGTGTCGGGCAGGATGCGCCAATAGGGTCCCCACATGCAGGCCAACATCGTGCCGAAGGCCACGAACCAGCCGGTCAACACCATGGGCTTGGACATCGGAATCTGGCGCCCGCGGTTGCGGGTGAACAGGAAGTAGCCAAAGATCACGCCAATCAGCCAGGTGGGAATGCGCGTGTGGGTCGGATAGTAGGTCAACCGCTGGCGCAGATCCACGTGATCGTCCTGCACTCGGAAGAGCGTAAAGTCATTCAACATGAATGTGGCAAAGGTGCCGCCCAGGCACAGGATCAGGAAGATCACGATGGGCACCAGGGCCTTCTTGCCCCACTTCCACAGCGGGATGAGGAACAGCGGTGAGAGGAAGTAGAGCTGGGTGTCCACAGCCAGGTACCAGGATTGGGAGATGCACTAGAAAATGGAATTCGAGATCCATCAATATGGTAATCTAGTGTTTTTACCATTCTAACAATGATGATTTATATGCCTTTACATTCAATATACTCCTATTTAGTAATATTAATAGCTTTTTTATGGGTGGTATTTCCTGAAGTCCTCACTGGTCATTTATCTTGGttcttaaaaacttaaaaggaCTTAGCTCTTGATAGATTTGTAATTGATGTGATCATTTTGCTGTGATCATTTTGCTGTGATCCTCAAGATAAAAAGAATgcggctcgaaggaccaataacaaatattattgGAAGAAAGCAAATGAATTTGTTTGAAAGACCAATAACTAATATCACAAAAATTGGAATAGATGTCATCATTTGCTCTTGAATTGATATAGatgttatttaaaaatgattttgcTTGAGAGACTAAGATCTAAAACTGTTAGAATAACCATAGACTTGAATGATCACTCACAATGCTGTAGGGGAAGGCGTAGTTCTGGACGTATATCAGCGTGGCCCACCAGGTGTCGGCGCACCTCTTGTCCTGGGTGCCCAGCTTGAACCACATGGGTCCGGCGCCCGAGTACTTGTAGAGCGACATGATGTACAAAACGACGACGGCGACCACCGGGGTGAGTCGGATGTAGCGATGGAAGTACATCATCGGGATGTTCAGCTTGCCCTTGGTGCGCTCCATTTCGCGGAAGGCGCCCCAGCACATCAGCAGACCAGACATGAAGAAGAACGTGTCCACGCAGAGGGAACCGTTCTGGACCAACATCGAGTACGGGGTCTGCACCCAGGTGTAGAACTTGTTCTTGTTGATGTGCGGCAGGTCGTAGAAGGTCATGTAGCCGTGTCCGAAGACCACCCACATCATACT includes these proteins:
- the LOC119556546 gene encoding nose resistant to fluoxetine protein 6, with product MKDHFSVLAVALLIVTVGAQDPSSNYLLTGHSTPWSNSLAHQFFSLASQHALLENRTKSGLVKRVYEDRTFDDDLCDRDVTFIRDSIDNLEEWALEFPDTWGRMPMGLFWGHTISMGQYEECVAATSTHTEEVRGQYCLASLNITTFYQSVKKRGEEFTRISYKQTDPQIFELGICVPKTCSAEKADELLKYAISKFYGQDVTDSETPMVTQTRCKYDAPIELRGIDIFAIIFFSLIIFFMVASSVYDYIQTRNGAPKKPLLLAFSVLTNAPKIFTVKKVNNPNVIHCLNGLRCFSMMWVVFGHGYMTFYDLPHINKNKFYTWVQTPYSMLVQNGSLCVDTFFFMSGLLMCWGAFREMERTKGKLNIPMMYFHRYIRLTPVVAVVVLYIMSLYKYSGAGPMWFKLGTQDKRCADTWWATLIYVQNYAFPYSICISQSWYLAVDTQLYFLSPLFLIPLWKWGKKALVPIVIFLILCLGGTFATFMLNDFTLFRVQDDHVDLRQRLTYYPTHTRIPTWLIGVIFGYFLFTRNRGRQIPMSKPMVLTGWFVAFGTMLACMWGPYWRILPDTPDSPLIEGAFFEPLSRTSWALSIGWIVWACYNGHGGLINDFLSWSFFTGFSRLCYCMYVIHRIVQLVNAARLQTDTHFSNYDAILRWWHDFGITLCASIFATLAFEAPILGIEKAIFGKPAPKKKPTPGELAKTAAPVESEPETKPQAVPEVEPKLIEETKADVTPIPSSEENPSKA